In a genomic window of Venatoribacter cucullus:
- a CDS encoding PA3496 family putative envelope integrity protein, with amino-acid sequence MRRISPLPSLTEVTMSQASLYDEYDDIDEQPNSRNSKTRGRSADYDKKRRRAERILEQARLRELLGYDIDYQD; translated from the coding sequence ATGCGCCGCATCAGCCCCCTGCCCAGCCTCACCGAGGTGACTATGAGCCAAGCCAGCCTGTACGACGAATACGACGATATTGACGAGCAGCCTAACAGCCGCAACAGCAAAACCCGTGGCCGCAGTGCCGATTATGATAAAAAACGCCGCCGTGCCGAGCGCATTCTGGAGCAGGCCAGGCTGCGTGAATTGCTGGGTTACGATATCGATTATCAGGACTGA
- a CDS encoding peptidase M42 → MNNRTAFLDILKSLMRSPAVVGAEHSFFRVLQRELEERGAKVTWYEGVLVAQGNDPMSLMFSAHIDRHGLVCTGPNEFQYAAFVSGGRSDLLGNSVSEELMKMIVDRFGDVEVFAYEPWSGAYRGRGNIEHAYICPHRNNLIFELSGMEHLVAGTPVAFRDVLRTEQERYLGQLDNVLTAAMLVYLFELGFQGTAFFTAQEEAGRSWRYLLEWFRRFGGSTNQLVVVDTSPYPDVPAANEQLLVLRHSDANATFNAELTNRLADQCRRLGIRYSFKDDYIREQNQRNGTHKSLGSTEMGRIIAASNGLVDGTTLQIPTTGYHTMDESAAIDACDAFLRVLCAMGGLRYPFWTYDPIA, encoded by the coding sequence ATGAATAACCGTACTGCCTTTCTCGATATTCTGAAAAGCCTGATGCGCAGTCCGGCAGTGGTCGGCGCAGAACATTCTTTTTTCCGGGTGCTGCAGCGTGAGCTGGAGGAGCGGGGCGCTAAGGTTACCTGGTATGAAGGCGTACTGGTGGCGCAGGGCAACGACCCGATGAGCCTGATGTTTTCGGCCCACATTGACCGTCACGGCCTGGTCTGCACCGGCCCTAATGAATTTCAGTACGCCGCCTTTGTGTCCGGTGGCCGTTCCGACCTGCTCGGTAACTCGGTGTCGGAAGAGTTGATGAAAATGATCGTCGACCGTTTCGGTGATGTGGAAGTGTTCGCTTACGAACCCTGGTCGGGTGCTTACCGTGGCCGCGGTAATATTGAACACGCTTATATCTGCCCGCACCGCAATAACCTGATTTTTGAACTGTCCGGCATGGAACATCTGGTGGCGGGTACGCCGGTGGCATTCCGCGACGTGCTGCGTACCGAGCAGGAGCGCTATCTGGGACAACTGGATAACGTCCTGACGGCGGCCATGCTGGTGTATTTATTTGAGCTGGGGTTTCAGGGCACGGCGTTTTTTACCGCTCAGGAAGAGGCCGGCCGCAGCTGGCGTTATCTGCTGGAATGGTTCCGCCGCTTTGGTGGTTCGACGAACCAGCTGGTGGTGGTGGATACCAGCCCCTATCCGGATGTGCCGGCGGCTAACGAGCAGTTACTGGTGTTACGTCACAGCGATGCCAACGCCACTTTTAATGCCGAATTAACCAACCGGCTGGCCGATCAGTGTCGCCGGCTGGGTATCCGTTACAGTTTTAAAGACGACTATATCCGCGAGCAGAACCAACGCAACGGCACGCATAAATCGCTGGGCAGTACCGAAATGGGCCGCATTATTGCGGCTTCCAACGGTCTGGTGGATGGCACCACCCTGCAGATTCCCACCACCGGCTATCACACCATGGATGAAAGTGCCGCCATTGACGCCTGTGATGCTTTTTTACGCGTGCTCTGTGCCATGGGTGGCCTGCGCTATCCGTTCTGGACCTATGACCCCATTGCCTGA
- a CDS encoding peptidylprolyl isomerase yields the protein MSTIALHHILVKSPLLAEDILRELQLGAEFGDLAAEYSACPSARQQGFAGYHDTDNLPTALVQAIFGQGEQAIAGPYQGPVRTQFGYHIVRSADQVPRPMLFDEQAG from the coding sequence ATGAGCACCATTGCCCTGCACCATATTCTGGTTAAAAGCCCGTTACTCGCGGAAGACATTTTGCGTGAACTGCAATTGGGGGCCGAGTTCGGGGATCTGGCCGCTGAATATTCCGCCTGCCCATCGGCCCGCCAGCAGGGTTTTGCCGGTTACCACGATACTGACAATCTGCCCACGGCTCTGGTGCAGGCGATATTCGGTCAGGGCGAACAGGCCATTGCCGGGCCATATCAGGGGCCGGTACGTACTCAGTTCGGGTATCACATTGTGCGCAGTGCCGATCAGGTGCCACGCCCCATGCTGTTCGACGAGCAGGCCGGCTAG
- the minE gene encoding cell division topological specificity factor MinE: protein MSLMDYFRKEQKTTASVAKERLQILVAHDRARSTAPDYLPQLQQEILAVVRKYVVIGEDDLSVHLEQQGTTSVLELNVTLPDR, encoded by the coding sequence ATGAGTTTAATGGACTATTTCCGCAAGGAACAAAAGACCACCGCCAGTGTGGCCAAAGAACGGCTGCAGATTCTGGTTGCCCACGACCGCGCCCGCAGTACCGCTCCAGATTACCTGCCGCAACTGCAACAGGAAATTCTGGCCGTGGTACGCAAGTATGTGGTGATTGGTGAAGACGATTTAAGCGTGCATCTGGAACAGCAAGGCACCACCTCGGTGCTGGAACTGAACGTTACCCTGCCTGATCGCTGA
- the minD gene encoding septum site-determining protein MinD, protein MAKIIVVTSGKGGVGKTTTSAAFAAALAMKGHKTVVIDFDVGLRNLDLVMGCERRVVYDFVNVVQGESSLKQSLIKDKRLPNLFVLPASQTRDKDALSFDGVEKVLNELSKDFDYIVCDSPAGIEHGAQMALYFADEAIVVTNPEVSSVRDSDRIIGILQSKSRLAEQGKSVKEHLLLTRYNADRVARGEMLSVQDVEDILAIPLLGVIPESEAVLKASNQGVPVVHDADSDAGQAYEDAVARYLGEDRPHRFLEKQKKGFLKRVFGG, encoded by the coding sequence TTGGCAAAGATTATTGTTGTCACCTCCGGCAAAGGCGGAGTCGGTAAAACCACCACCAGTGCAGCCTTCGCCGCGGCACTGGCCATGAAAGGCCACAAGACCGTTGTCATCGATTTTGACGTGGGTTTGCGCAACCTGGACTTAGTGATGGGTTGCGAGCGCCGGGTGGTGTACGACTTTGTTAATGTGGTGCAGGGTGAATCGTCCCTGAAGCAATCCCTGATCAAAGACAAACGCCTGCCTAATCTGTTTGTGCTGCCGGCCTCACAAACCCGCGATAAAGATGCGCTCAGTTTTGACGGTGTGGAAAAAGTGCTGAACGAGCTGAGCAAAGACTTTGACTACATCGTCTGCGACTCACCGGCCGGTATTGAACACGGCGCGCAAATGGCCCTGTATTTTGCTGACGAAGCCATTGTGGTCACCAATCCGGAAGTGTCATCCGTACGCGACTCTGACCGCATTATCGGCATTCTGCAGAGCAAATCGCGGCTGGCCGAACAGGGTAAAAGCGTTAAGGAACATTTGCTGTTAACCCGTTACAACGCCGACCGCGTTGCCCGCGGCGAAATGCTGTCGGTGCAGGATGTGGAAGACATTCTGGCCATTCCGCTGCTGGGGGTAATTCCGGAATCGGAAGCGGTATTAAAAGCCTCGAACCAGGGCGTGCCGGTGGTACACGATGCTGACAGCGATGCCGGCCAGGCCTATGAAGACGCCGTGGCCCGCTATCTGGGTGAAGACCGCCCACACCGTTTTCTGGAGAAGCAGAAAAAAGGCTTCCTGAAGCGCGTATTCGGAGGCTGA
- the minC gene encoding septum site-determining protein MinC has protein sequence MDHAVALKTAMVPLTTLQFSSADLAAIHSELQQKQAEAPALFRHLPCALDLQGFSPEQLNLAELLPLCRSTGLLPVAVRNANAVWAPQLAELQLADLGRGQSRSTAPVANCPPRQVKIHSGNVRSGQQLYHDGDLVLFGMVSAGAEVLATGDIHIYGALRGRALAGVKGDENAVIVCQQFDAELVAIAGQYRLFEEPHELRQQPVAIRLQDGSLNITGV, from the coding sequence ATGGACCACGCCGTTGCGCTGAAAACCGCTATGGTGCCGCTGACCACGCTGCAATTCAGCAGCGCCGACCTGGCTGCTATCCACAGCGAACTGCAACAGAAACAAGCCGAAGCGCCGGCCCTGTTCCGGCACCTGCCCTGCGCGCTGGACCTGCAGGGTTTCAGCCCGGAACAGCTGAATCTGGCCGAACTGCTGCCCCTGTGCCGCAGCACCGGCTTATTACCTGTGGCGGTGCGCAATGCCAACGCCGTCTGGGCCCCGCAGCTGGCGGAGCTGCAACTGGCCGACCTCGGCCGCGGCCAGAGCCGCAGCACAGCGCCGGTGGCCAACTGCCCGCCACGTCAGGTCAAAATTCACAGCGGCAATGTGCGCTCAGGCCAGCAGCTGTATCACGATGGTGATCTGGTGCTGTTCGGCATGGTCAGCGCCGGCGCCGAAGTATTGGCCACTGGTGATATTCATATTTACGGCGCCTTGCGCGGCCGCGCCCTGGCCGGGGTAAAAGGCGATGAAAACGCCGTTATTGTGTGCCAGCAATTCGATGCCGAACTGGTGGCCATTGCCGGCCAGTACCGGTTGTTTGAAGAACCCCACGAACTGCGTCAGCAACCGGTCGCCATCCGCCTGCAGGACGGCAGCTTGAACATCACCGGCGTTTGA
- a CDS encoding HopJ type III effector protein — translation MSSFDQARTDFLQAINSDQHLFASTLAFVEQWFDFTPSAFMNGNVANRADQNQGSCKVFALAQSLNLNQQQALQCFGEHYRDVLATPDTDNHHNLRRVLREGLDNITFDHFPLRRKDI, via the coding sequence GTGAGCTCTTTTGATCAGGCGCGTACCGATTTTCTGCAGGCCATCAACTCCGATCAGCATCTGTTTGCCAGCACCCTGGCCTTTGTAGAGCAGTGGTTTGACTTTACGCCCTCGGCCTTTATGAATGGCAACGTGGCCAACCGCGCCGACCAGAATCAGGGCAGCTGCAAAGTGTTTGCCCTGGCGCAAAGCCTGAATCTTAACCAGCAACAGGCGCTGCAATGCTTTGGTGAGCATTACCGCGATGTGCTGGCCACGCCGGATACCGATAACCACCACAACCTGCGCCGGGTACTGCGCGAAGGGCTGGATAACATCACCTTCGACCATTTTCCGCTGCGCCGTAAGGACATCTGA